In Victivallis lenta, the following proteins share a genomic window:
- the pta gene encoding phosphate acetyltransferase translates to MSILTTLIERARKNPKVIVLPEGQDPRVVAAANKAVEEKVVAKAVVLGSEAEIAEACAKAGIAARNFETIDYLNSGLFNDFAAEFCKMREKKGMTPEKAAATMKSRIYFGAMMCRRGLADGLVAGSIASTADMLRAAFHCIGTAPGIKIASSCFVMDLKSPTPSGDDVLLFADCGVNPNPNAQELVDIALATSATYRSLLGGQPKVAFLSFSTRGSADHEILNKVKEAAALMKEKIEAEKLDIVADGELQADAALVPGVAAAKAPGSPLAGGANILIFPDLNAGNIGYKLVQRLAKADAYGPILQGLAKPLNDLSRGCVSEDIFGQIVITVCQAK, encoded by the coding sequence ATGTCGATTCTGACAACCCTGATCGAACGCGCCCGGAAGAACCCGAAAGTGATCGTCCTGCCGGAAGGGCAGGACCCGCGCGTGGTCGCCGCCGCGAACAAGGCGGTCGAAGAAAAAGTCGTCGCAAAAGCCGTTGTGCTCGGCAGCGAGGCGGAAATCGCCGAAGCCTGCGCGAAGGCGGGCATCGCCGCTCGCAACTTCGAAACGATCGACTACCTGAACAGCGGGCTCTTCAACGATTTCGCCGCCGAGTTCTGCAAGATGCGCGAGAAGAAGGGCATGACGCCGGAGAAGGCCGCCGCGACCATGAAAAGCCGGATCTACTTCGGTGCGATGATGTGCCGCCGCGGCCTGGCCGACGGCCTGGTGGCCGGCAGCATCGCTTCGACCGCCGATATGCTGCGTGCCGCGTTCCACTGCATCGGGACCGCGCCGGGAATCAAAATCGCGAGCAGCTGCTTCGTGATGGACCTCAAGAGCCCGACTCCGTCCGGCGACGATGTGCTGCTGTTCGCGGATTGCGGCGTGAACCCGAATCCGAATGCGCAGGAGCTCGTCGACATCGCGCTGGCCACCAGTGCGACCTACCGTTCGCTGCTCGGCGGCCAGCCGAAGGTCGCATTCCTGTCGTTCTCGACCAGGGGCAGCGCCGACCATGAGATTCTGAACAAGGTCAAGGAGGCCGCCGCGCTGATGAAGGAGAAGATCGAGGCTGAAAAGCTCGATATCGTCGCCGACGGCGAACTTCAGGCCGACGCTGCGCTGGTGCCGGGCGTCGCCGCCGCCAAAGCGCCGGGCAGCCCGCTTGCAGGCGGCGCGAACATCCTGATCTTCCCGGACCTGAACGCGGGCAACATCGGCTACAAGCTCGTGCAGCGTCTCGCGAAGGCCGACGCCTACGGCCCGATTCTGCAGGGATTGGCGAAGCCGCTGAACGACCTGTCGCGCGGCTGCGTTTCCGAAGACATCTTCGGCCAGATCGTCATCACGGTCTGCCAGGCGAAGTAA
- a CDS encoding beta-galactosidase: MRHFLIGAGFFAVLCAVVLRVPAAEPEWAGRMNRAENWTRNASGELNIVQENGAVRFEAFFAEAGDLWFYPVFALRQFDSAAGCTELSFEVKADCPGGIRHAFVIAGGRYLAYPVPGPEWRRVSVKLDPADAATLRTFSVGLNPENPGKTTLRVRGFRLVADGGPVDPSLLPPLPVVMAVKSKPVSGVFYDTEPVRFEFGGSIAGNLRYRVADWTGETVSAGAWPENGGRQLTLPELPRGYYTLALESDSRKFGEPMSFAVVADASTRKPNPESFFAVDTAQSWLSGAKKWNERFPGEQYGAVSELCRRAGFSVVRDRFGWKHVEPERGVFDPGVYERNAALLEERGIRICTIFDMAPAWTKPTDDFPNDLAAVYESSKRLAGQYRGRIFAWEFFNEPDNAFHGPAWLLAAGTKAFSLGVKAADPALRVLNSSFCVSPLQHFAHTALKSGIGEYIDAFNYHVYSSLSDYPWTISRLRSEMAKHGLGHMPVWLTENGTNVDGNAACRSYRPGTMVHSFRQELQVAEFVPKSQLLMQSLGVERDFFFVMTPYWENEGKKDWGLLRMDLTVKPAYVAFAALNAELGNARLLGTLEPAENVCGYLYAQPDGTQTLAFWSKSGIDGREFDGKERKFRLKQPDGSYRLSGIFGTPSRVRSENGSLELTATRYPAYLGGLSGLSATVPVPAAAAPERPDQYDLSIVLKPVPGEEFKVARSGAYADLTAIPGKLTLEVYNFSAEPKSGFVTMRGGRAAGLPEKLTVGPFSKVEIPLEVTPEIPAGGCQVDLAFSGRFGGREITPAVVPLIQTGAMLAENVGREPEWRSPARWRANSSGEMEISFDEKEQALKLKTVFAPGTDRWIYPEYLLDLPGESLAGAVGITFEIKAGPEIRHGIAYTALMAVLDTVQEHGKAFWMRFPAVSDKWEKRIVIFGGFDPAGVRMLRIGMNPKCDDFTYYIRNVRVVYGK, translated from the coding sequence ATGAGACATTTTCTGATTGGAGCCGGATTTTTTGCGGTGCTGTGCGCTGTCGTGCTCCGGGTTCCGGCGGCGGAGCCCGAATGGGCAGGAAGGATGAACCGGGCGGAGAACTGGACGAGAAACGCTTCGGGAGAACTGAACATCGTGCAGGAGAACGGCGCTGTGCGGTTCGAAGCCTTCTTTGCCGAAGCCGGGGATCTCTGGTTCTATCCGGTTTTCGCGCTGCGGCAGTTCGATTCGGCGGCAGGTTGCACGGAGCTTTCGTTCGAGGTGAAGGCGGATTGTCCGGGCGGCATCAGACACGCCTTCGTGATTGCCGGCGGGCGTTATCTCGCCTATCCGGTTCCCGGCCCGGAGTGGCGGCGCGTGAGTGTGAAGCTGGACCCGGCCGATGCCGCAACGCTGCGGACGTTTTCGGTCGGCCTGAACCCGGAGAATCCCGGGAAAACCACGCTTCGGGTGCGCGGTTTCCGGCTGGTTGCGGACGGCGGGCCGGTCGATCCGTCGCTGCTTCCGCCGCTGCCGGTCGTGATGGCGGTAAAGAGCAAACCGGTCTCCGGAGTTTTTTACGACACCGAACCGGTCCGGTTCGAGTTTGGCGGATCGATCGCGGGAAATCTGCGTTACCGGGTTGCGGACTGGACCGGAGAGACCGTTTCCGCGGGAGCCTGGCCGGAGAACGGCGGCAGGCAGCTGACGCTGCCGGAGCTGCCGCGCGGCTATTATACGCTGGCGCTCGAGTCGGACAGCCGGAAATTCGGCGAACCGATGAGCTTTGCGGTCGTTGCGGACGCCTCGACGCGGAAACCGAATCCGGAAAGCTTCTTCGCCGTGGATACGGCGCAGAGCTGGCTCTCCGGCGCGAAGAAGTGGAACGAACGCTTTCCGGGCGAGCAGTACGGAGCGGTCAGCGAACTCTGCCGCCGGGCCGGTTTCAGTGTGGTCCGCGACCGTTTCGGCTGGAAACATGTCGAACCTGAACGCGGCGTTTTCGATCCCGGAGTTTACGAACGCAACGCCGCTTTGCTGGAGGAACGCGGCATTCGGATCTGCACGATTTTCGACATGGCACCGGCGTGGACGAAGCCGACGGATGACTTTCCGAATGATCTGGCGGCGGTGTACGAATCGTCGAAGCGGTTGGCCGGACAGTATCGCGGCCGGATTTTCGCCTGGGAATTTTTCAATGAGCCCGACAATGCTTTCCACGGGCCGGCCTGGCTTCTGGCCGCCGGAACCAAGGCGTTTTCGCTCGGTGTCAAGGCGGCTGATCCGGCGCTCCGGGTGCTGAACAGCTCTTTCTGCGTCTCCCCGCTGCAGCATTTCGCCCATACCGCGCTCAAAAGCGGCATCGGTGAATACATCGATGCCTTCAATTACCATGTGTACAGCTCGCTTTCGGATTATCCGTGGACGATTTCGCGGCTGCGTTCCGAGATGGCGAAGCACGGCCTCGGACACATGCCGGTTTGGCTGACCGAAAACGGCACGAATGTCGATGGAAACGCCGCGTGCCGGAGTTACCGCCCCGGCACGATGGTGCATTCGTTCCGGCAGGAGCTGCAGGTCGCCGAATTCGTGCCGAAATCGCAGCTTCTCATGCAGTCACTCGGGGTGGAGCGGGATTTCTTTTTCGTCATGACGCCGTACTGGGAAAACGAGGGGAAGAAGGATTGGGGACTGCTTCGCATGGACCTGACGGTCAAGCCCGCCTATGTCGCCTTCGCCGCGCTGAATGCGGAGCTCGGCAATGCGCGTTTGCTCGGCACGCTTGAACCGGCGGAGAACGTGTGCGGCTACCTCTATGCACAGCCGGACGGCACGCAGACGCTCGCATTCTGGAGCAAAAGCGGAATCGACGGCCGGGAGTTCGACGGAAAGGAACGGAAATTCCGCCTGAAGCAGCCGGACGGCAGCTACCGGCTGAGCGGCATTTTCGGCACACCGTCACGGGTTCGGTCGGAGAACGGCTCGCTCGAATTGACCGCGACGCGTTATCCGGCCTATCTCGGCGGACTTTCGGGATTGTCCGCGACGGTTCCGGTTCCGGCGGCGGCCGCCCCGGAGCGGCCGGATCAGTACGACCTTTCGATCGTGCTGAAGCCGGTTCCCGGGGAGGAGTTCAAGGTTGCCCGATCCGGTGCGTATGCGGATTTGACCGCGATCCCCGGCAAACTGACGCTTGAAGTGTACAATTTCAGCGCGGAGCCGAAAAGCGGTTTCGTCACGATGCGGGGCGGACGGGCGGCCGGACTTCCGGAGAAGCTGACGGTCGGACCATTTTCGAAGGTGGAAATTCCGCTTGAAGTCACGCCGGAGATTCCGGCGGGCGGCTGTCAGGTCGACCTGGCCTTCTCCGGCCGCTTCGGCGGCCGGGAGATCACACCCGCCGTCGTGCCGCTGATCCAGACCGGGGCGATGCTGGCGGAGAACGTCGGCCGGGAGCCGGAGTGGCGCAGCCCGGCCCGCTGGCGGGCGAATTCCTCCGGGGAAATGGAGATCTCCTTCGATGAGAAGGAGCAGGCGCTGAAACTGAAAACCGTCTTCGCTCCCGGCACCGACCGCTGGATCTATCCGGAATATCTGCTCGATCTGCCGGGCGAGTCATTGGCCGGGGCGGTCGGCATCACTTTCGAGATCAAAGCCGGGCCCGAGATCCGGCACGGCATTGCCTACACGGCGCTGATGGCGGTGCTCGACACGGTGCAGGAGCACGGCAAGGCGTTCTGGATGCGTTTCCCCGCGGTGTCGGACAAGTGGGAAAAGCGGATCGTGATCTTCGGCGGTTTCGATCCCGCCGGCGTCAGGATGCTGCGCATCGGCATGAATCCGAAGTGCGATGATTTCACCTACTACATCCGCAACGTACGGGTTGTCTACGGCAAATAA
- a CDS encoding HU family DNA-binding protein, with protein MTKRDLVVKIARETGFIQNDVAEVVQKTLDYIAEDLIAGNTIELRNFGVFEIKVRKSRKGRNPNQPKNEVVIPERAVVKFRAGKELKEAVEQLDPKQFK; from the coding sequence ATGACCAAGCGTGATTTGGTGGTTAAGATTGCCCGCGAGACCGGCTTTATCCAGAATGATGTGGCCGAAGTCGTGCAGAAGACCCTCGACTATATCGCGGAAGACCTGATTGCCGGGAACACGATTGAACTCCGCAACTTCGGCGTTTTCGAGATCAAGGTCCGCAAGAGCCGCAAGGGCCGCAATCCGAACCAGCCCAAGAACGAAGTCGTGATTCCGGAACGCGCCGTGGTCAAATTCCGCGCCGGAAAAGAGCTGAAAGAGGCCGTCGAACAGCTTGATCCGAAACAGTTCAAGTAA
- a CDS encoding adenylate kinase: protein MLKQKNLIFVGAPGAGKGTFSALLLERHPMAHISTGDILRDEVKRDTELGREAAKLMKEGKLVPDEVIAGMVRERLAQPDCDNGFILDGFPRTIRQAELLEEALSSLGRKLDRVVYFKVDDDVILKRLTARLNCRKCGKIYNKLFMPPKVENVCDDCGSELFQRPDDSLETAKSRLEVFYRQTSPLIDYYRKQGLMLEITETDKDKICAVLAAELE from the coding sequence ATGCTGAAACAGAAAAATCTGATCTTCGTCGGCGCTCCGGGCGCGGGCAAGGGAACCTTCTCGGCGCTGCTGCTCGAGCGTCATCCGATGGCGCATATCTCGACCGGCGACATTCTGCGCGACGAAGTCAAGCGCGACACCGAACTCGGCCGCGAGGCCGCAAAACTCATGAAGGAAGGCAAGCTCGTTCCGGACGAAGTCATTGCCGGGATGGTGCGCGAACGTCTCGCGCAGCCCGACTGCGATAACGGCTTCATTCTCGACGGCTTTCCGCGGACCATCCGCCAGGCCGAACTGCTTGAGGAGGCACTCTCCTCGCTCGGCAGGAAGCTCGACCGCGTCGTCTACTTCAAGGTCGACGACGATGTGATCCTGAAGCGCCTGACCGCCCGGCTGAACTGCAGAAAGTGCGGCAAGATCTACAACAAGCTCTTTATGCCGCCGAAGGTCGAGAACGTCTGCGACGACTGCGGCTCCGAGCTGTTCCAGCGGCCGGACGACTCGCTCGAGACCGCGAAGTCGCGCCTCGAGGTCTTCTACAGGCAGACCAGCCCGCTTATCGATTATTACCGGAAGCAGGGGCTGATGCTTGAAATCACCGAGACCGACAAGGACAAGATCTGCGCCGTTCTCGCGGCGGAGCTGGAATAA
- the infA gene encoding translation initiation factor IF-1 — MAKDDVIRVEGVVRELLPNTMFKVEIQTGHTVNAHISGKMRMNFIRILPGDSVTLEMSPYDLTKGRIVFRKK, encoded by the coding sequence GTGGCCAAAGACGACGTAATTCGCGTGGAAGGGGTGGTGCGCGAGCTGCTGCCCAACACAATGTTCAAGGTGGAGATCCAGACCGGTCATACGGTCAACGCCCACATTTCGGGCAAGATGCGCATGAACTTCATCCGCATCCTGCCGGGGGATTCGGTGACGCTCGAAATGTCGCCGTACGACCTGACCAAAGGCCGGATCGTTTTCCGCAAGAAATGA
- the map gene encoding type I methionyl aminopeptidase codes for MSRDQVIHTPEEIARIRLAAAVTAQVRDEIAAQARPGMTTFDLDQLAGELIRATGGKSAFLGYRGYPGNICISVNDEVVHGIGTPDRILLDTDIVSIDVGIELDGGIGDTALTFGFGELTPDLKRLLHGTKEALMAGIKQAKRGNCIRDISQAVESTAKRHRLGVVREYVGHGCGVKLHEPPEVPNFVGFGRGALLVPGMVICIEPMLNLGTHKVTTDSHDHWTVRTRDGACAAHFEHMVLITENESEILTWPKTT; via the coding sequence ATGTCGCGCGATCAGGTCATCCACACTCCGGAGGAGATTGCGCGGATTCGTCTCGCCGCCGCGGTTACCGCGCAGGTCCGCGACGAAATTGCCGCCCAGGCCCGGCCCGGCATGACCACGTTCGATCTGGATCAGCTCGCCGGCGAGCTGATCCGCGCGACCGGCGGGAAGAGCGCGTTTCTCGGCTATCGCGGCTACCCCGGCAACATCTGCATCTCGGTCAATGACGAAGTCGTGCACGGCATCGGCACGCCGGACCGCATTCTGCTCGATACGGACATCGTCAGCATCGATGTCGGCATCGAGCTCGACGGCGGCATCGGCGATACGGCGCTGACTTTCGGTTTCGGGGAGCTGACGCCGGATCTCAAGCGGCTGCTGCACGGCACGAAAGAGGCGCTGATGGCCGGTATCAAGCAGGCGAAGCGCGGAAACTGCATCCGGGACATCAGCCAGGCGGTCGAATCCACCGCGAAGAGGCACCGTCTCGGCGTGGTGCGCGAATATGTCGGCCACGGCTGCGGCGTGAAGCTCCACGAGCCGCCGGAGGTGCCGAATTTCGTCGGCTTCGGCCGCGGCGCGCTGCTGGTTCCGGGGATGGTGATCTGCATTGAGCCGATGTTGAATCTCGGGACGCACAAGGTCACGACCGATTCGCATGACCACTGGACGGTACGAACTCGAGACGGCGCCTGCGCCGCTCATTTTGAACATATGGTTTTAATCACAGAAAACGAATCGGAGATTTTAACGTGGCCAAAGACGACGTAA
- the hisS gene encoding histidine--tRNA ligase, with amino-acid sequence MATFAPPPGTADIFADEARRWRNLENTAAAVFSRYGYGELRTPVFEYTEVFQKGLGNETEVVQKEMYTFEDRGGRSLTLRPEGTAGVMRALSCTDVMNGVEQRVYYYGPMFRGERPAAGRRRQFHQVGVENVGRVAPLIDAECIAMLMDYLHSIGITDAKLAINTRGVMEDRGPAGKLLADYFGRHIDGMCDDCKARLTRNVWRILDCKQEACRKVVAEAPDYVASFSEASRAYFDEVRAALTALGVEYTVDPLLVRGLDYYVHTVFEVTHGGLGAQTAIAGGGRYELYLPGQKKPVPGVGFAAGMERLLMVQDVLGVGAPASPVLPVYLVGLGEEARIANLKLAGELRRAGIRVELELEERSFKAQLRNVNKSGALLAVIRGEEELKKGVAAVKTMATGEQIELADPELAGYLIGFARNL; translated from the coding sequence ATGGCGACCTTTGCCCCCCCGCCCGGTACGGCGGACATTTTCGCGGACGAGGCGCGCCGCTGGCGGAATCTGGAAAACACCGCTGCGGCGGTCTTTTCCAGATACGGTTACGGTGAGCTCCGGACCCCCGTTTTCGAGTACACCGAAGTGTTTCAGAAGGGCCTCGGGAACGAGACGGAAGTGGTTCAGAAGGAGATGTATACCTTCGAGGACCGTGGCGGCCGGAGCCTGACGCTGCGCCCCGAGGGCACGGCGGGCGTCATGCGTGCGCTGTCGTGCACCGATGTCATGAACGGCGTCGAGCAGCGGGTCTACTATTACGGGCCGATGTTCCGCGGCGAACGCCCGGCGGCCGGACGCCGCCGCCAGTTCCACCAGGTCGGTGTCGAAAACGTCGGCCGGGTCGCGCCGCTCATCGATGCCGAATGCATCGCGATGCTGATGGACTATCTGCATTCGATCGGGATCACCGACGCGAAGCTCGCGATCAATACGCGCGGCGTCATGGAGGACCGCGGTCCGGCCGGAAAGCTGCTCGCTGACTATTTCGGGCGGCATATCGACGGCATGTGCGACGACTGCAAGGCGCGGCTGACCCGCAATGTCTGGCGCATCCTCGACTGCAAGCAGGAGGCGTGCCGGAAGGTCGTCGCCGAAGCGCCGGATTATGTCGCGAGTTTCAGCGAGGCGTCGCGCGCCTACTTCGACGAAGTCCGGGCGGCGCTTACCGCGCTCGGCGTCGAATACACGGTCGATCCGCTGCTGGTGCGCGGGCTCGACTATTACGTGCATACCGTTTTCGAAGTCACGCACGGCGGACTCGGCGCGCAGACCGCGATCGCCGGCGGCGGCCGTTACGAACTCTATCTGCCGGGCCAGAAAAAGCCGGTCCCGGGCGTCGGTTTCGCGGCCGGCATGGAGCGGCTGCTGATGGTGCAGGACGTGCTCGGAGTCGGCGCGCCCGCCTCCCCGGTCCTGCCGGTCTACCTGGTCGGCCTCGGCGAAGAGGCGCGGATTGCGAATCTGAAGCTGGCCGGAGAGCTTCGCCGGGCCGGCATCCGGGTCGAGCTTGAGCTTGAGGAGCGCTCCTTCAAGGCGCAGCTCCGGAATGTGAATAAATCCGGCGCTCTTCTCGCAGTCATCCGCGGCGAGGAGGAGCTGAAAAAGGGAGTCGCCGCAGTCAAGACCATGGCGACCGGGGAACAGATCGAACTTGCGGATCCGGAGCTGGCCGGTTACCTGATCGGCTTCGCCCGGAACCTTTAA
- a CDS encoding acetate/propionate family kinase — MKVLVINAGSSSMKFTLFSMANNTVLAKGQFERLGTDKPNMIYKRLSDGLKFEGIVPVRNLEEALKRVCAKLVDPADGVMKDLGEIVAIGHRVLLGGEKITKPVKVDEGVKEIIREYIPLGPLHNPANLAGIEACEAAMPGIPNVAVFDTQFHMTMPPEAYLYAIPTEYYEKYGIRKYGFHGTSHRYVTLATAEFLGKKPEDVTLITCHLGNGCSMAAVKNGKVIDTTMGLTPLEGLMMGTRSGDLDPAVVIHLIELGHSTKEVDTILNKKSGLYGVGGINSGDMRDMINAAEGGNEQAELALKMFARRVVKYVGAYYVLLGGADALVFTGGVGEYSVPMRKRITSQLGALGLKLDDERNKECFGKPGVISTDDSKWKMIVMPTDEELMIATDTVNTLGLKK; from the coding sequence ATGAAGGTACTGGTCATCAACGCGGGCAGCAGTTCGATGAAATTCACGCTGTTCTCGATGGCGAACAACACGGTTTTGGCCAAAGGACAGTTCGAGCGTCTCGGCACCGACAAGCCGAACATGATCTACAAGCGCCTGTCCGACGGGCTCAAGTTCGAAGGGATCGTACCGGTCAGGAATCTCGAAGAGGCGCTCAAGCGGGTCTGCGCCAAGCTGGTCGATCCGGCCGACGGCGTCATGAAGGACCTCGGCGAAATCGTGGCGATCGGCCATCGCGTCCTGCTCGGCGGGGAGAAGATCACGAAGCCGGTGAAGGTGGACGAGGGCGTCAAGGAGATCATCCGCGAATACATTCCGCTCGGGCCGCTGCACAACCCGGCCAACCTCGCCGGCATCGAGGCGTGCGAAGCCGCCATGCCGGGCATTCCGAACGTGGCCGTGTTCGACACCCAGTTCCATATGACCATGCCGCCGGAAGCATATCTCTACGCGATTCCGACCGAATATTACGAGAAGTACGGCATCCGCAAATACGGTTTCCACGGCACGAGCCACCGCTATGTGACGCTCGCCACCGCCGAATTCCTCGGCAAGAAACCGGAGGATGTGACGCTTATTACCTGCCACCTCGGCAACGGCTGCAGCATGGCGGCGGTCAAGAACGGCAAGGTCATCGATACGACGATGGGCCTGACGCCGCTCGAAGGGCTCATGATGGGCACCCGGTCCGGCGACCTCGACCCGGCCGTCGTGATCCACCTGATCGAGCTGGGTCATTCGACGAAGGAGGTCGACACGATCCTGAACAAGAAGTCCGGCCTCTACGGCGTCGGCGGCATCAACTCCGGCGACATGCGCGACATGATCAACGCGGCCGAGGGCGGCAATGAGCAGGCGGAGCTCGCGCTCAAGATGTTCGCCCGGCGCGTGGTCAAATACGTCGGCGCCTACTATGTCCTGCTCGGCGGGGCGGATGCGCTGGTCTTCACCGGCGGCGTCGGCGAATATTCGGTTCCGATGCGCAAGCGCATCACGAGCCAGCTCGGTGCGCTCGGCCTGAAGCTCGACGACGAGCGCAACAAGGAGTGCTTCGGCAAGCCGGGCGTGATCTCGACCGACGACAGCAAGTGGAAGATGATCGTCATGCCGACCGACGAGGAGCTCATGATCGCGACGGATACGGTCAACACGCTCGGACTCAAGAAGTAA
- a CDS encoding prepilin-type N-terminal cleavage/methylation domain-containing protein has protein sequence MMKKFTLIELLVVIAIIAILASMLLPALNQARESGKRASCVNNLGQIGRGIILYTNDFNGCIVLRDRNENNLPQVLGGENAAGGNGNFKNSAYLTATSLFFCTKTPGPNRDYTKYFSYAFLHPVVPDWNGITGASIIRDPIDGGWNGGTLVYHRIPQASRFLLGACSRRIENGNTGYGYWAFRPTGNFLEGTGGIALNHGKKANVLMADGHVAAQEAGDLRNGLCQIKQVVGSAGETITMP, from the coding sequence ATGATGAAGAAATTTACCTTGATCGAACTGCTTGTCGTAATTGCGATCATCGCGATTCTCGCCTCGATGCTGCTGCCGGCGCTGAACCAGGCGCGTGAATCCGGCAAACGGGCCTCCTGCGTCAACAATCTCGGCCAGATCGGCCGCGGAATCATCCTGTACACGAATGACTTCAACGGCTGCATCGTGCTCCGCGACCGGAATGAAAACAATCTGCCGCAGGTGCTCGGCGGGGAAAACGCGGCCGGAGGAAACGGGAATTTCAAAAACTCAGCCTACCTGACCGCCACAAGCTTGTTCTTCTGCACGAAGACGCCGGGGCCGAACCGGGACTATACGAAATATTTCAGCTACGCGTTCCTGCACCCGGTCGTGCCGGACTGGAACGGAATCACCGGCGCTTCGATCATCCGGGACCCGATCGACGGCGGCTGGAACGGCGGAACGCTGGTCTATCACCGGATTCCGCAAGCCTCCCGGTTCCTGCTCGGCGCCTGTTCCCGGCGCATTGAGAACGGAAACACCGGGTACGGCTACTGGGCTTTCCGGCCGACCGGCAACTTCCTGGAGGGGACCGGCGGAATCGCGCTGAACCACGGCAAAAAGGCCAATGTCCTGATGGCGGACGGGCATGTCGCCGCACAGGAGGCGGGCGATCTGCGCAACGGCCTCTGCCAGATCAAACAGGTCGTCGGCTCCGCCGGAGAGACGATCACCATGCCCTGA